Proteins from one Bradyrhizobium amphicarpaeae genomic window:
- a CDS encoding ABC transporter permease has product MSARRIFARPARFAAIAPYVWMVLFFLVPFAFVLKISLSQTAIAQPPYEPVFDLTAGWEALKAAFAALGIDNFRLLVSDDIYVFAYVRSLTVAVTATVLLLLIGYPIAYGMARLPKRWQAVAMVLVIVPFWTSFLIRIYAWINILQHDGLLNQILLALHLVSQPVVWLSTDTAMYIGIVYSYLPFMILPLYATLAKMEPMLEEAASDLGAPPWQVFWLVTFPLSLPGVGAGVLLCFIPIVGEFVIPDLLAGSNSLMIGQTLWLEFFTNKDWPVASAAAIVLLVVLLLPLLLYERLQKRQLEQGR; this is encoded by the coding sequence ATGAGCGCCCGGCGCATCTTCGCGCGGCCGGCGCGCTTTGCCGCGATCGCGCCCTATGTCTGGATGGTGCTGTTCTTCCTGGTGCCATTCGCCTTCGTGCTGAAGATCAGCCTGTCGCAGACCGCGATCGCGCAGCCGCCCTACGAACCTGTGTTCGACCTGACGGCGGGGTGGGAGGCGCTGAAGGCCGCCTTTGCCGCGCTGGGAATCGACAATTTCAGGCTGCTCGTCTCCGACGACATCTATGTGTTCGCCTATGTCCGGAGCCTCACGGTCGCCGTGACGGCGACTGTGCTGTTGCTGCTGATCGGCTATCCCATCGCCTACGGCATGGCGCGGCTGCCGAAGCGTTGGCAGGCGGTGGCGATGGTGCTGGTGATCGTGCCGTTCTGGACCTCGTTCCTGATTCGCATCTATGCCTGGATCAACATCCTCCAGCACGACGGTCTGCTCAACCAGATCCTGCTGGCGCTACACCTGGTCAGCCAGCCGGTAGTCTGGCTCTCCACCGACACCGCGATGTATATCGGCATCGTCTATTCCTACCTGCCGTTCATGATCCTGCCGCTCTACGCCACGCTGGCCAAGATGGAGCCGATGCTGGAGGAGGCGGCCAGCGATCTCGGTGCGCCGCCGTGGCAGGTGTTCTGGCTCGTCACGTTTCCGCTGTCACTGCCCGGCGTCGGTGCCGGCGTGCTGCTGTGCTTCATTCCCATCGTCGGCGAATTCGTCATCCCGGACCTTCTGGCCGGCTCCAATTCGCTGATGATCGGCCAGACGCTGTGGCTCGAATTCTTCACCAACAAGGACTGGCCGGTCGCCTCTGCCGCCGCCATCGTGCTGCTGGTGGTGCTGCTGCTGCCGCTGCTGTTGTATGAGCGGCTGCAGAAGCGGCAGCTGGAACAAGGGCGCTGA
- a CDS encoding AsmA family protein: MAQGMKRLGTPIAALLGVALIALIATPWLINRDALRKAVEAQIRDVTGLELSVGGAIDISVLPASYISFRDVGLKGGGTSDPALQVDVLTANLRLLPLLLQRFEIADLTLLRPRIHVSLKPDGQSNWTPFIQTIARTMKPGAENQVSFSEIRIQDGVLDYEDAATHGTEKFEDIDLSLAWPSISRSFAATGQFDWRGERVDGSISFSDFVAALSGDRSGLKARIASAPLKLAFDGSVANRTSPMMEGMLTVDSPSLRNALRWTGQPQPASGGFGRFVLKARANVVGASIALTNVNVELDGNAAEGVMTYANNGRQTLQATLAADALDFTPYISTFRLLASGARDWNRQLFDLNGLSTTDLDMRLSAAKLTVGPTKLGRTAIGANLRNGTLALSVGEAQVYGGIAKGSFGIARSDTVADIKAQFQFTDVDLQACATELFGLNKLSGRGNINVSLFASGSSPFGLVQSLDGSATVTGHDGAIAGFNAEQLLKRLERRPLSGGGNFRNGSTPYNNLTIAVKFSDGVATAEDIRVEGPAAKITLTGTASVPTREYDMKGVASLNSSSGFELPFVVQGPWDDPLIFPDPESLIRRSPASAPLLDMLKDRKGGDAVRSAIERITGTGKRPPPAEAPTAENSKENAKSN, encoded by the coding sequence ATGGCCCAAGGAATGAAGCGCCTCGGGACGCCGATCGCGGCGCTGCTCGGTGTTGCGCTGATCGCCCTGATCGCGACCCCATGGCTCATCAACCGCGACGCGCTGCGCAAGGCGGTCGAAGCGCAGATCCGCGACGTCACCGGGCTCGAGCTTAGTGTCGGCGGCGCGATCGACATCTCGGTACTCCCGGCCAGCTACATCTCCTTCCGAGACGTCGGCCTCAAGGGCGGCGGCACCAGCGATCCCGCGCTCCAGGTCGACGTGCTCACCGCCAATCTGCGGCTGCTGCCGTTGTTGCTGCAGCGGTTCGAGATCGCCGACCTGACGCTGCTGCGGCCGCGCATCCATGTCAGCCTGAAGCCGGACGGCCAGAGCAACTGGACGCCGTTCATCCAGACCATCGCACGCACCATGAAGCCCGGGGCCGAGAACCAGGTCTCGTTCTCCGAAATCCGGATCCAGGACGGCGTGCTCGACTACGAGGACGCCGCCACGCACGGCACCGAGAAGTTCGAGGACATCGACCTTTCGCTGGCCTGGCCCTCGATCTCGCGCTCCTTTGCCGCGACCGGACAGTTCGACTGGCGCGGCGAGCGTGTCGACGGCTCGATCAGCTTTTCCGATTTCGTCGCCGCCCTCTCCGGGGATCGCTCGGGGTTGAAGGCGCGTATCGCCAGCGCGCCGCTCAAGCTCGCGTTCGACGGCAGCGTCGCCAACCGCACCAGCCCGATGATGGAAGGCATGCTGACGGTCGACAGCCCCTCCTTGCGCAACGCGCTGCGCTGGACCGGGCAGCCGCAGCCCGCCAGCGGCGGTTTCGGCCGCTTTGTGCTGAAGGCGCGCGCCAACGTCGTCGGCGCCTCGATCGCGCTCACCAACGTCAATGTCGAACTCGACGGCAACGCCGCCGAGGGCGTCATGACCTACGCCAATAACGGCCGGCAGACGCTGCAGGCGACGCTGGCCGCCGACGCACTCGATTTCACGCCTTATATCTCGACCTTCCGCCTGCTCGCGAGCGGCGCGCGGGATTGGAACAGGCAGCTGTTCGATCTCAACGGATTGTCGACGACCGATCTCGACATGCGCCTGTCGGCGGCCAAGCTGACGGTCGGACCGACCAAGCTCGGCCGCACCGCGATCGGCGCCAATCTGCGCAACGGCACGCTGGCGCTTTCGGTCGGCGAAGCGCAGGTCTATGGCGGCATCGCCAAGGGCTCGTTCGGCATCGCGCGCTCCGACACCGTCGCCGACATCAAGGCGCAATTCCAGTTCACCGACGTCGATCTCCAGGCCTGCGCCACCGAACTGTTCGGCCTCAACAAGCTGTCCGGCCGCGGCAACATCAACGTGTCGCTCTTCGCTTCGGGCTCGAGCCCGTTCGGCCTCGTGCAGTCGCTCGACGGAAGCGCCACCGTGACCGGACATGACGGTGCGATCGCGGGCTTCAACGCAGAGCAGCTGCTGAAGCGGCTGGAGCGGCGGCCGCTGTCCGGCGGCGGCAATTTCCGCAACGGCTCGACCCCTTACAACAATCTCACCATCGCCGTGAAATTCTCCGACGGCGTCGCAACCGCCGAGGACATCCGCGTCGAAGGGCCGGCAGCGAAGATCACGCTCACCGGCACCGCCTCGGTGCCGACGCGCGAATACGACATGAAGGGCGTGGCGAGCCTCAACAGCTCGTCGGGCTTCGAACTGCCATTCGTGGTGCAGGGCCCGTGGGACGATCCCCTGATCTTCCCCGATCCGGAAAGCCTGATCCGCCGCTCGCCGGCCTCCGCGCCGCTGCTCGACATGCTCAAGGACCGCAAGGGGGGCGACGCCGTGCGCTCCGCGATCGAGCGCATCACCGGCACCGGAAAGCGTCCTCCACCGGCGGAAGCGCCGACGGCGGAAAATTCCAAAGAGAACGCCAAGTCCAACTAA
- a CDS encoding carbohydrate ABC transporter permease — translation MKLPSLRDVATEARLLLIGIPVFIWTMIPIYHMFLFAISPKEDAFSGKLWPDHPTLHNFEIVFKQQHYFLRDFYVQFWNSLVIAASVGVLTLFIATAAAFSISRLKVPGGRVVMNLALFTYFIPAAFLAVPMYRTMGNYGLLNNHWALILAMVTIASPYAIWVLKQASDKLPVELDEAAVMDGATTLQIFRLVYLPLMMPSLVAIGTYAVLLAWNEYLYAFLLLSNDREITLPVALGNFLAADDSPWELLMTTGFIYALPPAAIYYAFRRYMVGGLTAGAVKS, via the coding sequence ATGAAGCTTCCCTCTCTCCGTGACGTCGCGACTGAAGCGCGCCTGCTGCTGATCGGCATTCCCGTCTTCATCTGGACGATGATCCCGATCTACCACATGTTCCTGTTCGCGATCTCGCCGAAGGAGGACGCGTTCTCCGGCAAGCTGTGGCCGGACCATCCGACGCTGCACAACTTCGAAATCGTGTTCAAGCAGCAGCACTACTTCCTGCGCGACTTCTACGTGCAGTTCTGGAACTCGCTGGTGATCGCGGCGTCCGTCGGCGTGCTGACGCTGTTCATCGCCACCGCCGCGGCGTTTTCGATCTCCCGGCTGAAGGTGCCCGGCGGGCGGGTCGTGATGAATCTCGCGCTGTTCACCTACTTCATCCCGGCCGCGTTCCTTGCCGTGCCGATGTATCGCACCATGGGCAATTACGGCCTGCTCAACAATCACTGGGCGCTGATCCTGGCGATGGTGACCATCGCCAGCCCTTACGCGATCTGGGTGCTCAAGCAGGCCTCCGACAAGCTGCCGGTCGAATTGGACGAAGCCGCCGTGATGGACGGTGCGACCACGCTCCAGATCTTCCGCCTGGTCTATTTGCCGCTGATGATGCCTTCGCTGGTCGCGATCGGCACTTATGCGGTGCTGCTGGCCTGGAACGAATATCTCTATGCGTTCCTGCTGCTCTCGAACGACCGCGAGATCACGCTGCCCGTCGCGCTCGGCAACTTCCTCGCCGCCGACGACTCGCCGTGGGAGCTGCTGATGACGACCGGCTTCATCTACGCACTGCCGCCGGCCGCGATCTACTACGCCTTCCGCCGCTACATGGTAGGCGGGCTCACGGCGGGCGCAGTGAAGTCCTGA
- a CDS encoding carbohydrate ABC transporter permease translates to MAITLSGDQALPGPPLSSRLTPAQVWGIVLIAPYLLVFLAFVVYPVCYGLWLARAPSNYVALYNDPIFARAAVNTLIFLVIGINIKMLIALFLSGFFAVQRPWIRWLSVIFILPWAVPSIPTILSVRFMLNPEWGMVNHLIFSFTGDDGPNWLNDPTVALTMAIAVHIWKSLPFWTLILMTGRLAIAQDLFEAAEVDGASWWQKFRFITWPSMQTLYITCTLLSMIWTLGDFNSVYLLTGGGPADLTHVLSTLGIRYLRLDQLSLAMASIVCAIPFVLPLMYFMMKRLSR, encoded by the coding sequence ATGGCGATCACGCTCTCTGGCGATCAGGCACTTCCCGGCCCGCCCCTGTCGTCGCGACTGACCCCGGCACAGGTCTGGGGCATCGTGCTTATTGCGCCCTATCTGCTCGTTTTCCTGGCCTTTGTCGTTTATCCCGTCTGCTACGGGCTCTGGCTGGCGCGCGCCCCGTCGAATTATGTCGCACTCTACAACGACCCGATCTTCGCACGCGCCGCGGTCAACACGCTGATTTTCCTGGTCATCGGCATCAACATCAAGATGCTGATCGCGCTGTTCCTGTCCGGCTTCTTCGCCGTGCAGCGCCCCTGGATCAGATGGCTCTCGGTGATCTTCATCTTGCCCTGGGCGGTGCCCTCGATCCCGACCATCCTGTCGGTGCGGTTCATGCTCAACCCAGAATGGGGCATGGTGAACCACCTCATCTTCTCCTTCACGGGCGATGACGGCCCGAACTGGCTGAACGACCCGACCGTGGCGCTGACCATGGCGATCGCCGTGCACATCTGGAAATCGCTGCCGTTCTGGACGCTGATCCTGATGACCGGCCGGCTTGCGATCGCGCAGGATCTGTTCGAAGCCGCCGAAGTCGACGGCGCGAGTTGGTGGCAGAAATTCCGCTTTATCACCTGGCCCTCGATGCAGACGCTTTACATCACCTGCACGCTGCTCTCGATGATCTGGACGCTCGGCGACTTCAACAGCGTCTATCTGCTCACCGGCGGCGGCCCGGCCGACCTCACCCACGTGCTGTCGACCCTCGGCATCCGCTACCTCCGGCTCGACCAGCTCTCGCTGGCGATGGCCTCCATCGTCTGTGCGATACCATTCGTCCTGCCGCTGATGTACTTCATGATGAAACGGTTGTCGCGATGA
- a CDS encoding ABC transporter permease: protein MRKLTRLSRFNVASLALGLAFLYLPILILVIYSFNASRLVTVWGGWSLRWYHEFFNDRAMIEAAWMSFRVAVSSATIATLLGTLAAVALSRGERFRGRTLFSGMLYAPLVMPEVITGLSLLLLFVALNAERGFWTVTIAHTTLTMCFVAVVVQSRLGSLDRSLEEAAMDLGCDPVRAFVAVTLPLIAPAIVAGWMLAFTLSLDDLVIASFTTGPGSATLPIRIYSEVRLGVKPEINAICTLVIALIAAVIVIASLASKLSSSQGESAAPL, encoded by the coding sequence ATGCGCAAGCTCACCCGCCTGTCCCGCTTCAACGTCGCCTCGCTCGCGCTCGGGCTGGCTTTCCTTTACCTGCCGATCCTCATCCTCGTCATCTATTCCTTCAACGCCTCGCGGCTGGTGACGGTGTGGGGCGGCTGGTCGCTGCGCTGGTATCATGAATTCTTCAACGACCGCGCCATGATCGAGGCGGCCTGGATGAGCTTTCGCGTAGCGGTCTCCTCCGCGACTATCGCCACGCTGCTCGGCACGCTCGCCGCGGTCGCATTGTCGCGCGGCGAACGCTTCCGCGGCCGCACGCTGTTCTCCGGCATGCTCTACGCGCCGCTGGTGATGCCCGAGGTGATCACCGGATTGTCGCTGCTGCTGCTGTTCGTCGCGCTGAACGCCGAGCGCGGCTTCTGGACCGTGACGATCGCCCATACCACGCTGACGATGTGTTTCGTCGCGGTGGTGGTGCAGTCCCGCCTCGGCTCGCTCGATCGCTCGCTGGAGGAGGCGGCGATGGACCTCGGCTGCGATCCGGTCCGCGCCTTCGTGGCGGTGACCTTGCCGCTGATCGCGCCCGCGATCGTCGCCGGCTGGATGCTGGCTTTCACGCTGTCGCTGGACGATCTCGTGATCGCGAGCTTCACAACCGGCCCGGGCTCGGCGACCTTGCCGATCCGGATCTATTCGGAGGTGCGGCTCGGGGTGAAGCCCGAGATCAACGCGATCTGCACGCTGGTGATCGCCCTGATCGCGGCGGTGATCGTGATCGCTTCACTCGCCTCGAAATTGTCGAGCTCGCAGGGCGAGAGCGCGGCGCCGCTGTGA
- a CDS encoding DUF6622 family protein: protein MTLAYQILIHTPVWVFALFAYLVWQGIQAMQPRTTPIWRALILPVVFIVWGMSRIGFGPEGSAWPLIAWIAAALALLPLGVLTPRPFEVDHKTGEIIRPGSAFALIRNLVVFSLQYAVGVISATDAADRAFAMMFGRAVSGATAGYFIGSSIALVIAYRRKRALG from the coding sequence GTGACGCTGGCCTACCAGATCCTGATCCACACGCCCGTCTGGGTCTTTGCATTGTTCGCCTATCTCGTCTGGCAGGGCATTCAAGCGATGCAGCCACGCACCACGCCGATCTGGCGCGCGCTGATCCTGCCGGTCGTGTTCATCGTCTGGGGAATGTCTCGGATCGGATTTGGGCCCGAGGGAAGTGCGTGGCCGCTGATCGCGTGGATCGCGGCCGCGCTGGCACTGCTGCCGCTGGGCGTGCTGACGCCGCGTCCTTTCGAGGTCGATCACAAGACAGGTGAGATCATTCGTCCGGGCAGCGCCTTTGCCCTGATCCGCAACCTCGTCGTTTTCTCGCTGCAATATGCGGTCGGCGTGATCTCGGCGACAGACGCGGCCGACCGTGCATTTGCGATGATGTTCGGCCGCGCGGTGTCCGGCGCGACCGCTGGCTACTTCATTGGCTCGTCGATCGCGCTGGTGATTGCCTATCGACGAAAGCGCGCGCTCGGATGA
- a CDS encoding ABC transporter ATP-binding protein produces MTDELPKTHVVTEGDASAAGRPLLRIEGVAKTFGTFRAVDGVSLDIKAGEFFALLGPSGCGKTTLLRMLAGFEAPDEGRILLGGKDIAQALPHERPINMMFQNYALFPHLSVRDNIAFGLKRAGMARAEIATRVAEMVALVKLEGLEKRKPDQLSGGQRQRVALARALARRPQLLLLDEPLAALDKKLRQSTQGELMELQRRLGMTFIIVTHDQEEAMTMADRIGVMNAGRLAQVASPRELYEAPRSRWIAEFVGDINLFDGETRLRDGHRLVIGTRDAGTLVVAEPREPVGAGKFSIAIRPEKIKLSRRAPVSEAGRETTINSLDGVIADICYLGGTTTYKVRLDTGGIVRASVANSARLDVDAYGVGQQIVAWFTPDDCVVLPS; encoded by the coding sequence ATGACGGACGAATTGCCCAAGACGCACGTCGTGACAGAAGGAGACGCATCCGCGGCGGGCCGGCCGCTGCTGCGCATCGAGGGCGTCGCCAAAACCTTCGGCACCTTCCGTGCCGTGGATGGTGTCTCGCTCGATATCAAGGCCGGCGAGTTCTTCGCGCTGCTCGGTCCCAGCGGCTGCGGCAAGACCACGCTGCTGCGCATGCTCGCCGGCTTCGAGGCTCCGGACGAAGGACGCATCCTGCTCGGGGGCAAGGATATCGCGCAGGCGCTGCCGCACGAGCGCCCGATCAACATGATGTTCCAGAACTACGCGTTATTCCCGCATCTCTCGGTGCGCGACAACATCGCTTTCGGCCTGAAACGCGCGGGCATGGCACGCGCCGAGATCGCCACCCGTGTGGCCGAGATGGTTGCGCTGGTGAAGCTCGAAGGGCTCGAGAAGCGCAAGCCGGATCAGCTCTCCGGCGGCCAGCGCCAGCGCGTCGCGCTCGCCCGCGCACTGGCGCGCCGTCCGCAACTCCTGCTGCTCGACGAGCCGCTTGCCGCGCTCGACAAGAAGCTGCGTCAGAGCACGCAAGGCGAGCTGATGGAGCTGCAGCGCCGGCTCGGCATGACCTTCATCATCGTCACCCACGATCAGGAGGAGGCGATGACGATGGCTGATAGAATCGGCGTGATGAATGCCGGCAGGCTTGCTCAGGTCGCGAGCCCCCGCGAACTTTATGAAGCGCCGCGCTCGCGCTGGATCGCGGAGTTCGTCGGCGACATCAACCTGTTCGACGGCGAGACCAGATTGCGCGACGGTCATCGTCTGGTCATTGGCACGCGCGATGCGGGGACGCTGGTGGTGGCCGAGCCGCGCGAACCGGTCGGTGCGGGAAAATTCTCGATCGCGATCCGTCCCGAGAAGATCAAATTGTCCCGCCGCGCACCAGTGAGCGAAGCCGGCCGTGAAACCACGATCAACAGCCTGGACGGCGTGATCGCGGACATCTGCTATCTCGGCGGCACCACCACCTACAAGGTGAGGCTCGATACCGGCGGAATCGTACGGGCCTCCGTCGCCAACAGCGCCCGACTGGACGTCGACGCCTATGGCGTGGGCCAGCAGATCGTCGCCTGGTTCACGCCCGATGATTGCGTGGTGCTGCCGTCATGA
- a CDS encoding ABC transporter substrate-binding protein, producing the protein MKSKVIGAVSLAVAAAGLFAAAAPAFAQQKTITVWWGKGFYRSEDDALLETIKKFEAKTGIKVELSQYAIQDMIPKTVAALDAGTVPDVAYSDSYDVQAQGKWAYEGKLEDLSDVMEPIKGRFVQNTLDASILYNDVTKKKAYYGFPLKQQSMHVQIWNDMLEKAGFKQADIPNDWAGYWTFWCDKVQPGIRKATGQRVYAVGQPMGVESTDAFQSFYTFMDAYHVKLVDDDGKLTVDDPKVRENLIHALKDYTDTYIKGCTPPSSTTWKDPDNNVAFHNKTIVMTHNFTISIAAKWYEDSQNQALTPEQREAGKKAYEQDIITASFPKAPDGSTIRYRSDVKTGLVFTAAKNKAEAKQFISFLLQEENVRPYIEGALGRWFPVTKESQESPFWQADKHRKAVYAQFKGGTAAFDFTKNWKFTILNNENVWAKAMNRVVSEKVPVDKAVDELIARIKQVAG; encoded by the coding sequence GTGAAATCCAAGGTTATTGGCGCAGTATCATTGGCGGTCGCTGCGGCCGGGCTGTTTGCAGCCGCTGCACCCGCATTTGCGCAGCAGAAGACGATCACGGTCTGGTGGGGCAAGGGCTTCTATCGCTCCGAAGACGACGCACTGCTCGAGACGATCAAGAAGTTCGAAGCCAAGACCGGCATCAAGGTCGAATTGTCGCAATACGCGATCCAGGACATGATTCCGAAGACGGTCGCCGCGCTCGATGCCGGCACCGTGCCCGATGTCGCCTATTCCGACTCCTATGACGTGCAGGCGCAGGGCAAATGGGCCTATGAGGGCAAGCTCGAGGATCTCTCCGACGTGATGGAGCCGATCAAGGGCCGGTTCGTGCAGAACACGCTGGATGCGTCGATCCTCTATAACGACGTCACCAAGAAGAAGGCCTATTACGGCTTCCCGCTGAAGCAGCAGAGCATGCACGTCCAGATCTGGAACGACATGCTGGAGAAAGCCGGCTTCAAGCAGGCCGATATCCCGAACGACTGGGCGGGCTACTGGACGTTCTGGTGCGACAAGGTGCAGCCCGGCATCCGCAAGGCGACCGGACAGCGCGTTTACGCCGTCGGCCAGCCGATGGGCGTGGAATCCACCGACGCCTTCCAGTCGTTCTACACCTTCATGGACGCCTATCACGTCAAGCTGGTCGACGACGACGGCAAGCTCACGGTCGACGACCCCAAGGTTCGCGAGAACCTGATCCACGCCCTGAAGGACTATACCGACACCTACATCAAGGGCTGCACGCCGCCCTCCTCCACGACCTGGAAGGACCCGGACAACAACGTCGCCTTCCACAACAAGACGATCGTGATGACCCATAACTTCACGATCTCGATCGCGGCGAAGTGGTACGAAGACTCGCAGAACCAGGCCCTCACGCCCGAACAGCGCGAGGCCGGCAAGAAAGCCTATGAGCAGGACATCATCACGGCGTCCTTCCCGAAGGCGCCGGATGGTTCGACCATCCGCTACCGCTCCGACGTCAAGACCGGGCTGGTCTTCACCGCGGCCAAGAACAAGGCCGAGGCCAAGCAGTTCATCAGCTTCCTGCTTCAGGAAGAGAACGTCCGTCCCTATATCGAGGGCGCGCTCGGCCGCTGGTTCCCGGTGACGAAGGAAAGCCAGGAAAGCCCGTTCTGGCAGGCTGACAAGCACCGCAAGGCCGTCTACGCGCAGTTCAAGGGCGGCACCGCGGCGTTCGACTTCACCAAGAACTGGAAGTTCACGATCCTCAACAACGAGAACGTGTGGGCAAAGGCGATGAACCGCGTCGTCAGCGAGAAGGTTCCGGTCGACAAGGCCGTCGACGAACTGATCGCCCGCATCAAGCAGGTCGCGGGTTAA